In Pleurocapsa sp. PCC 7319, the following are encoded in one genomic region:
- a CDS encoding DUF167 domain-containing protein: MKIKIRVKPNSKQQKVEELEDGSLVIRLKSLPIKGKANQELIKLLAERYQVNKFQIIIKSGLSSSNKLIEIN; encoded by the coding sequence ATGAAAATTAAGATTAGGGTAAAGCCCAACTCTAAGCAACAAAAAGTAGAGGAGTTAGAAGATGGTAGTTTGGTCATTCGTCTCAAATCTTTACCAATCAAAGGTAAGGCAAATCAAGAGTTAATTAAACTGCTAGCTGAGAGGTATCAGGTAAATAAGTTTCAAATAATCATTAAGTCTGGTTTGTCCAGTAGCAATAAGTTGATCGAAATCAACTAA
- a CDS encoding IS66 family transposase, which yields MNQEPELNELEKLNQLSKKELVKLILSQQEIIEQLKIEIEKLKISRSLDSKISSKPPSSDLLKKPERKEKSSSQKPKKSPGGQLGHQGKTRKGFGRVDRCEVLKAEKCLSCGELLASAESIKIETNSAAVLVERPIEIVEYQRHHSLCQCCGEITSPQWSHQIVPGQDLGIKLQGLLGWLGNYGHLPYQKQQELLRELGQIEVGLGTLVASNQRISAAIKPSISELEEWINQNHPTLNIDETPWSVRGLKEWLWVFANPNFCLFRAGDTRSRKEIEDQLGAQYSGIIISDDFSVYNGYPVAAQQKCQAHLRRHCQRLMKTPGIDNGSMGLALTEIVDSAFRQHRLWRENNHRQQYLDSTTQLKTQINLALSKWSEKAGYEAGKLLRNLKLKADQWWYFLDHPEISPDNNLAERALRLAVTKRKISGGSRSMTRFQDTANLLSVIQTCRFQGRSVMDFFTQALLATIGVIDRPSLIPQFST from the coding sequence ATGAACCAGGAACCTGAGTTAAACGAACTAGAAAAACTCAACCAGTTGTCAAAAAAGGAACTGGTGAAGCTCATACTGAGTCAACAAGAAATCATCGAGCAGCTAAAAATAGAAATAGAGAAGCTAAAAATAAGCAGAAGCCTAGACAGTAAAATATCGTCAAAGCCTCCATCATCAGATTTACTCAAAAAACCAGAAAGAAAAGAAAAGTCATCGTCTCAAAAACCGAAAAAAAGTCCCGGGGGGCAATTAGGACATCAAGGGAAAACAAGAAAAGGATTTGGGCGAGTAGATCGCTGCGAAGTACTCAAAGCAGAAAAGTGCTTGAGTTGTGGAGAACTGTTAGCCTCAGCAGAATCAATCAAGATTGAAACCAACTCAGCAGCAGTATTAGTAGAAAGACCAATAGAAATAGTTGAGTATCAACGTCATCACTCTCTATGTCAGTGTTGTGGAGAAATAACATCGCCACAATGGTCTCATCAGATTGTACCAGGACAAGACTTGGGAATTAAGTTACAGGGATTACTAGGATGGCTAGGAAACTATGGGCATCTACCCTATCAAAAGCAGCAGGAACTATTGCGGGAGTTAGGTCAAATTGAAGTTGGATTAGGAACTTTAGTTGCCAGTAACCAAAGAATTTCAGCAGCTATTAAGCCCAGCATTAGTGAACTAGAAGAATGGATTAATCAGAATCATCCAACCTTAAATATTGATGAAACACCTTGGTCAGTAAGAGGATTAAAAGAATGGTTGTGGGTGTTTGCTAATCCGAATTTTTGCTTATTTCGAGCGGGGGATACTCGTTCGAGAAAAGAAATAGAAGACCAACTAGGCGCGCAGTATTCGGGAATCATTATCTCCGATGATTTCAGCGTGTACAATGGCTATCCGGTCGCAGCACAACAAAAATGTCAGGCTCACTTACGTCGTCACTGTCAAAGACTCATGAAAACACCAGGAATTGACAATGGATCAATGGGACTAGCTTTGACCGAAATTGTGGATTCTGCTTTTCGACAACATCGATTATGGCGTGAAAATAATCATCGGCAGCAATATCTCGATTCTACTACGCAATTAAAAACTCAAATCAATTTAGCTTTGAGTAAGTGGAGTGAGAAGGCAGGTTATGAAGCTGGTAAATTATTACGGAATTTGAAATTAAAAGCAGACCAATGGTGGTATTTCTTAGACCATCCAGAAATTTCGCCTGATAACAATCTCGCCGAACGTGCTTTAAGATTGGCAGTCACTAAACGAAAAATAAGTGGTGGTTCTCGCAGCATGACACGATTTCAAGATACAGCTAATTTATTGAGTGTGATTCAAACCTGCCGTTTTCAGGGTCGCTCTGTGATGGATTTTTTCACTCAAGCTTTATTGGCAACTATCGGTGTTATCGATCGCCCTTCTTTAATCCCTCAATTTAGTACCTGA
- the tmk gene encoding dTMP kinase: MEKKLFIVFEGIDSSGKSTQADLLKDYFVTVGEQAVISSEPTSGIIGNLIRQALKQRIIFSRDRNLFDRQMAYLFAADRHDHLYNDIDGVFKLIENNYHVISTRYYFSSLAYNCDTVEQFEFIKKLNDSFPNPDITVYIDIPIEVSLARLQERSLQEIYETKTKLTKVREKYQQIFSEYKEKVIVLDGTQDKHRIHQQIIEFVHTNFT, translated from the coding sequence ATGGAAAAAAAACTTTTTATTGTTTTTGAAGGAATTGATAGTTCAGGCAAATCTACTCAGGCTGATTTGTTAAAAGATTACTTTGTGACCGTGGGGGAGCAAGCTGTAATTAGTTCTGAACCTACCAGCGGAATTATTGGCAATTTGATCCGTCAGGCATTAAAACAAAGAATTATTTTTAGTCGCGATCGCAATTTATTTGATCGGCAAATGGCTTATCTATTTGCAGCTGATCGTCACGATCATTTATATAATGATATTGATGGTGTATTTAAATTAATAGAAAATAATTATCATGTTATTAGCACTAGATACTACTTCTCTTCTTTAGCATATAACTGTGATACTGTAGAACAGTTTGAATTTATTAAAAAGCTAAATGATTCCTTCCCTAATCCAGATATTACAGTTTATATTGATATTCCAATTGAAGTTTCTTTAGCAAGGTTACAGGAACGTTCTCTACAAGAAATATATGAAACCAAGACTAAATTAACTAAAGTCAGAGAGAAGTATCAACAGATATTTAGCGAATATAAGGAAAAAGTGATTGTTCTAGATGGAACACAAGATAAACATCGAATTCATCAGCAGATAATTGAGTTTGTGCATACTAATTTTACATAG
- a CDS encoding GNAT family N-acetyltransferase — protein MRTTVFQEEQGVAPELEFDGLDQNATHLLAFINDRAVGTARIREIDRQTAKIERLAVLPEARKQGIGRKLMETALEAISQMNKLRAIVHAQEYIAPLYQQLRFEEVGEKFSEAGITHVKMVKQL, from the coding sequence ATTAGAACTACAGTATTCCAGGAAGAGCAGGGAGTAGCACCAGAATTAGAATTTGATGGTTTAGACCAAAATGCTACTCACTTATTAGCTTTTATAAATGATAGAGCCGTGGGAACTGCCAGAATCAGGGAAATTGATCGGCAAACAGCCAAAATTGAGAGGCTGGCTGTTCTTCCAGAAGCGAGAAAGCAGGGTATTGGTAGAAAATTAATGGAAACAGCTTTAGAAGCTATCTCGCAAATGAATAAATTACGAGCGATAGTTCATGCACAAGAATATATTGCCCCACTTTATCAGCAATTAAGATTTGAAGAAGTGGGAGAAAAATTTAGCGAAGCTGGTATTACTCATGTCAAGATGGTCAAGCAGTTATAG
- a CDS encoding 5-formyltetrahydrofolate cyclo-ligase translates to MLQLDKLALRRAILKQRQSLSTEEWHTKSNLIGDRLKDLSVFKEAKTVLAYFSFKQEADLTPLFAFDKNWGFPRCVDKSLIWHLWQPGQNLNVGKYGIREPQENAPMIRPQSADLILVPTVACDRQGYRLGYGGGFYDRLLSSIQGSNMTTIGIVYDFAFLQQLPVDPWDQKLDSICTESQYEQIVL, encoded by the coding sequence ATGTTGCAATTAGATAAACTCGCATTGAGACGAGCAATACTAAAGCAGAGACAGTCTCTTTCTACCGAGGAATGGCATACAAAAAGCAATCTGATCGGCGATCGCCTAAAAGACTTATCTGTATTTAAGGAAGCTAAAACAGTTTTAGCTTATTTTAGTTTCAAACAAGAAGCTGATTTAACTCCTCTATTTGCTTTCGATAAAAACTGGGGTTTTCCTCGTTGTGTAGATAAGTCCTTAATCTGGCATTTGTGGCAACCCGGTCAAAATTTAAACGTAGGTAAGTATGGAATTAGAGAACCTCAAGAAAATGCACCCATGATTAGACCTCAATCTGCTGATTTGATTCTGGTGCCAACTGTTGCCTGCGATCGCCAAGGATATCGCTTAGGTTATGGAGGAGGTTTCTACGATCGCCTTTTAAGTTCTATTCAAGGCTCCAATATGACCACAATTGGCATTGTGTATGATTTTGCCTTTCTGCAACAGTTACCCGTCGATCCTTGGGATCAAAAACTAGATTCTATTTGTACAGAAAGTCAATATGAGCAAATAGTTTTATAA